One segment of Segatella copri DNA contains the following:
- a CDS encoding helix-turn-helix domain-containing protein has product MKKKFDNTDNLLGGIVKKVRLEKGLSQEALGKYVGLGKSSISKIESGKTNISADDASVLLEAMGEKLNIYIGDLYPSAETKMKATIFVTVAACWFAEDKGITKQKAFNYLQKNQGIRFLEENWEIEQTMPREQIIQDLTHICNNHIAKTKKREGRMNVS; this is encoded by the coding sequence ATGAAAAAGAAATTCGATAATACAGATAATCTCCTGGGCGGTATCGTTAAAAAAGTCAGACTGGAAAAAGGACTGTCCCAAGAAGCACTAGGAAAATATGTAGGGCTAGGCAAAAGCAGCATCAGCAAGATAGAAAGCGGCAAAACCAATATCTCTGCAGATGATGCTTCAGTCCTCTTGGAAGCTATGGGAGAGAAGTTGAATATTTATATTGGCGACCTGTATCCGTCAGCAGAAACAAAGATGAAAGCAACCATCTTTGTCACAGTTGCTGCCTGCTGGTTTGCAGAAGACAAGGGAATTACCAAACAGAAGGCTTTCAACTATCTCCAAAAGAACCAGGGCATCAGATTTCTTGAGGAAAACTGGGAAATAGAACAAACCATGCCAAGGGAACAAATCATTCAAGATTTAACCCATATCTGCAATAACCATATTGCAAAGACGAAGAAAAGAGAAGGGAGGATGAACGTATCATGA
- a CDS encoding DUF3990 domain-containing protein: MRLLHGSYTEILTPDLSICKGKNDFGKGFYLTPNWKRAWQMGKRSTFLYGGEITVNAFLFYPNLSEKKGLRIKIFEGFTTEWAKFILQNRVESRFKHNFDIVIGPVADAFIDQEIKNYIQQYGETYLEESNLNTFVSKISQFGLSYIQYCFCTQKAINELIKD; this comes from the coding sequence ATGAGATTGTTACATGGAAGTTATACAGAAATACTTACCCCAGACCTTTCTATATGTAAAGGCAAAAATGATTTTGGTAAAGGCTTCTATCTCACTCCAAATTGGAAAAGGGCTTGGCAGATGGGTAAACGCAGCACTTTCCTTTATGGTGGAGAAATCACAGTCAATGCGTTTCTGTTCTACCCCAATTTAAGTGAAAAGAAAGGACTTCGAATTAAAATCTTTGAAGGATTCACTACGGAATGGGCAAAATTCATTCTCCAGAACAGAGTAGAAAGCAGATTCAAACATAACTTTGATATTGTTATTGGTCCTGTTGCAGATGCTTTTATTGATCAGGAAATAAAAAACTATATTCAACAATATGGAGAAACTTATCTTGAAGAAAGTAATTTGAATACTTTTGTCTCTAAGATTTCTCAATTCGGACTTAGCTATATACAATATTGCTTTTGTACACAAAAGGCTATTAATGAACTCATAAAAGATTAA
- a CDS encoding RagB/SusD family nutrient uptake outer membrane protein, with translation MNKNILKSSFALFAAALLASCSLDEYNPVAADTSAGLSTDFDKWYGMQSRCYEPIYGQMYTVSDFLSVAEAGTDLWLTSKNNDNTKELFYYEGLVPYAGKGWDKFFSQAYSALGYCCTTIDNGEKMEQTDAVKELYAEARFLRGYYHLMLTTYYGPITLVTQDVEKGVNLSPKRNTLTKIYNSVISDLEYAMNHLSITPYNNNRARASKKSAVGFLCRAYAQAAGQGLTAPDGTSYWQKAADLAADFVADTEAGGSKYGGYLYGDIADVWNQANNRTNKEALFVAAGVDAGVDTEVWNYSSPGSNKLFSYTYWDPSKLSDISKIKKDKQDYLYGRTNNSLYAPSKYLIDLYNPSWDKRWENSFQTAFGGFSMQQCAWIAYNKAIATINDGIITKYGLDPAVKGQKIYPFADCNGFQMGSTGGNQYTASIWPKGETSGDVNKLEKTKNPYVIEYDTDPESHGLAKDENRIFLYLSKDDMTQTDKKGRAYACVNINDLFDGKVYISSSTGNAWEQKYGSTNPAWQAFPSLIKFQWNYDGVFNGGNLQVKNGDVFIMRSSEIYMIAAEAYQKLGDGQKAAQYINKLRKRAARAGVEASTYELKTASEQDVLDEFARELCGEHQRWALLQRHGKLTKDYLQTSNPRAAEAIKACDKWRPMSQTFLQQIDNAEEYGDNGYGTTAKSGLDGYEQ, from the coding sequence ATGAATAAGAATATATTAAAATCGTCCTTTGCACTTTTTGCAGCTGCGCTTTTGGCATCATGCTCATTGGATGAATATAACCCAGTGGCAGCAGATACGAGTGCGGGTCTTTCTACTGATTTTGACAAATGGTATGGTATGCAAAGTCGTTGCTACGAGCCTATTTATGGTCAGATGTATACAGTATCAGACTTCTTGTCTGTAGCTGAGGCTGGTACCGATCTTTGGTTGACATCAAAGAATAATGATAATACGAAGGAATTGTTCTATTATGAAGGACTGGTTCCTTATGCAGGTAAAGGTTGGGATAAATTTTTCTCACAGGCTTATAGTGCATTAGGTTATTGCTGTACTACTATTGATAATGGTGAGAAAATGGAGCAGACCGATGCAGTCAAGGAACTTTATGCTGAGGCTCGTTTCCTGAGAGGTTATTATCATCTGATGCTTACCACCTATTATGGTCCTATCACTTTGGTGACACAGGATGTAGAGAAAGGTGTCAATCTGAGTCCTAAGCGTAATACCCTTACAAAGATTTACAACTCAGTTATCTCTGACTTGGAGTATGCAATGAATCATTTGAGCATTACTCCTTATAATAATAACCGCGCTCGTGCAAGTAAGAAGTCTGCTGTGGGCTTCCTCTGTCGTGCTTATGCTCAGGCCGCAGGTCAGGGATTGACTGCTCCAGATGGAACTTCCTATTGGCAGAAGGCTGCAGATTTGGCAGCTGATTTCGTAGCAGATACAGAGGCTGGTGGCAGTAAGTATGGTGGTTATCTTTATGGTGATATTGCCGATGTATGGAATCAGGCAAACAACCGCACCAACAAGGAAGCTCTCTTTGTTGCTGCTGGAGTTGATGCTGGCGTAGATACGGAGGTTTGGAACTATTCTTCTCCTGGTTCTAATAAGTTATTCTCTTATACTTACTGGGATCCATCCAAGTTGTCTGACATCTCTAAGATTAAGAAGGATAAGCAGGACTACCTGTATGGTAGAACAAACAACAGCTTGTATGCACCTAGCAAATATCTGATTGATCTTTACAATCCATCATGGGATAAACGTTGGGAGAACTCTTTCCAGACAGCATTTGGTGGTTTCTCTATGCAGCAGTGTGCGTGGATAGCATATAATAAGGCTATTGCTACCATTAATGATGGTATCATTACCAAGTATGGCTTGGATCCTGCAGTAAAGGGTCAGAAGATTTATCCTTTTGCTGATTGCAATGGCTTCCAGATGGGTTCTACTGGTGGTAACCAGTATACTGCTTCTATCTGGCCAAAGGGTGAAACCTCTGGTGATGTCAATAAACTGGAAAAGACAAAAAATCCATATGTGATAGAGTATGATACAGACCCAGAGTCACATGGTTTGGCAAAGGATGAAAATCGTATCTTCCTCTATCTCTCAAAGGACGATATGACTCAGACAGACAAGAAAGGTCGTGCTTATGCCTGTGTAAACATCAACGACCTCTTTGATGGTAAGGTTTATATCTCTTCATCTACAGGCAATGCCTGGGAACAGAAGTATGGATCAACCAATCCAGCTTGGCAGGCATTCCCTAGCTTGATTAAGTTCCAGTGGAATTATGATGGTGTCTTCAATGGTGGAAATCTTCAGGTGAAGAATGGTGATGTTTTCATCATGCGCTCTTCTGAGATTTATATGATTGCTGCTGAGGCTTATCAGAAATTGGGTGATGGTCAGAAGGCTGCTCAGTATATCAACAAGCTTCGCAAACGTGCTGCACGTGCTGGAGTTGAGGCTTCTACTTATGAGTTGAAGACAGCTTCCGAGCAGGATGTATTGGATGAGTTTGCACGTGAATTGTGTGGTGAACACCAGCGTTGGGCTCTTTTGCAGCGTCATGGTAAGTTGACTAAGGATTACTTGCAGACTTCTAATCCACGTGCGGCTGAAGCAATTAAGGCTTGTGACAAGTGGCGTCCTATGAGTCAGACGTTCTTGCAGCAGATTGATAATGCTGAGGAATATGGTGATAATGGCTATGGTACAACAGCCAAGTCGGGTCTTGATGGTTACGAACAATAA